In Actinomycetes bacterium, the DNA window TCCACGAGGCCCGCGACCGCCTCCGGGCCGCGTTCGGCAACGCGGGCTTCGACTGGCCGGACCGGCGCGTGACCGTGTCGCTGTCACCCTCCGACCTGCCCAAGCACGGCGCCGGCTTCGACCTGCCCAT includes these proteins:
- a CDS encoding magnesium chelatase domain-containing protein, yielding MLARLATAALVGLAAHPVRTEVDISRGLPAVTIVGLGDTAVHEARDRLRAAFGNAGFDWPDRRVTVSLSPSDLPKHGAGFDLP